GAAAATAGGTCATACAATTTGTTTAATGTATTACAAGCACCTTTAAAGGTTTTTGCATTGTCACAATAAATATTTGTGGGCATGCCACGCCGAGAAATAAAACGATTAAGACATGCTAAGAAAGTTTCGGTCGTGAGATCAGAAACAAGTTCTAAGTGTATCGCTTTTACAGCAAAGCAAACAAAAAGCGCGATATAGCCTTTAGTGATAACAGGCTTCCTGATGCGAGACACCTTTACGTTAAAGGGGCCGCAGAAATCGATTCCTACATGCTGAAAGGGTCTGCTTTGTGTGATTCTTTCTTTAGGAAGGTCTCCCATCAACTGCTTTGCTGCTTCAGCTTTCATTCGtatgcatttcatacatttatgtACGACCTTTTTTACTTCTCGTATACCATTCACGAGATGATACCTCTGAGATAGAGAGCCTAACACTTGTCTAGCACCTCCATGCAAAAGTCTTAAGTGCTCCCGTTCTATAATAAGTTTGGTAATAAAGGAGCTTTTTGGAAGTATTGCAGGATGCCGCTTGTCATAAGGCAAGTTGTCTGCATTTTGCAGTCTTCCCACAGCCCTAATGACATTGTATTTAtctaaaaatactatttgatcGCTAATTGTCACAGGCTTATTTTTGGAGAGCAAGACTAATTCTTTACTTAAATGCTCTACCTGAGTACAACGTACAATTTTCAACATAGAGTCACGCAATTCATTTGCAGTTAAGTAGCtgcttgttattttattatttttgttcaagcagttattataaaatctataaataatagcTACCACCCTTtgaagtttatttatattagaatATTTGTTTAATAAATCTAGGGGCTCTACATTTGTAGCATGGCACAAGATTCCCTTTACATTTTCAGAAGGTGCACTGACTGTCTCATGCGAGTCTGTAAAAGGcataatattttcaatattttcataATTAAATTCTTCTGAATTTGTATGTGAATAACTCACATCACTAAGACTAGGTGAACCATGCCACCACAGATGACACTCCTGCAGCCTGTGAGGTTCAATTCCCCTTGATAAAAGATCAGCAGGATTATCTTTTGATCTAACATATAACCACTGTGATTTTTCAGTAAGCTCTACAATTTGCTTGACTCTATTTTTTACATATACAGTACTCTTTGCTGCTTCTGTCTTGATCCACCACAAAACAATTTGGGAATCACTATAGAGAAATACCTTATGAGATACTCGATCATTTAAAATGTTACTGACTCTACTTGACAATTGTGCTAAAAGTAGAGCAGCAGAGAGCTCCAATTGAGGAATAGTATGAGATTTGCTCAGTGATGACACTCGGGATTTCGAACATAATAGGTTCACTCTAACTGAGCCGTCAGTCATAAAGACTCTTAAGTAGAGACAGCCTCCGAAGGCTTTTATGGATGCATCGGCATATCCTATTAACTCTACATGAGATACTAAGTTAAAATTTACACATCTATCTATTTTAATTTGAcccatttgttttaaattgttcAGAAACTTAGACCAGTGCTGAAACAGTTCGTTTGGGATTGTAGAGTCCCAATCTTTAGGCAAAGAGCTATGGAGTTCTTGCATGAATAACTTGGCCACCACAATTACTGGGCCTATTAAACCAAGTGGGTCAAACATTTTCCCTATAAAACTGAGAATTTTTCTTTTTGTGTTGAGCATTGTTGCTTCATCAATTGCAGGGCAAGAGAAAGTCAATTTATCAGAATTAATTTGGAGTGTGAGACCTAGAGTCTTCACAGTGTCATTTTGACCGATCTCCACACTGTCAATTTGTCTGTGCTCAACTGGTATATCAGCTATTAGTGAAGAATCGTTCGAGCACCATTTATGTAATGAGAAACTACCTAATTTTAGAAGCTCTACAATTTGATTTTTCAGCTCCTGAAGCGTCTCTACATCATCAGCACCAGTCAGCACATCATCaacaaatgtatttttataaattgcCTGTGCGGCCAAAGGGAACTGATCCTTATGCATATTTGCTAGTTCATTGAGAACTCTTGTAGCTAAAAATGTGCTTGATTTCAAGCCGTATGTAACAGTCTGGAGCTGCAAGCAGTTGATAGGGTCTTTAGGCGAATCGCGCCATAAAATGTTTTGAAGTCCGCGTTGATGTTCATTTATAAAAACATTGCGAAACATTTTTTGAATGTCACATGTTAAAATATATGGATAAGTCCTGaacaaaataagaatatcaaaaagcTCACTCTGTACAACAGGCCCATTCAGCATGACTTGATTCAACGATGTCCCATTTCTAGATCTCATCGACCCGTCAAAGACCACACGATGGTGTGAGGTGCGACTCGAGGGATTAAACACGCAGTGGTGTCCTAGAAAAAACACAGGACCATTTAAGTCATAACTTTCAATATCAACTGTCCTTGCATGTCCTAATTCCAGATATAGGTCAATAAATTTTTTATATTGTTCAAACAGCAAAGGATCTTTTTGTAACCTTTTTTCTAACATTATGAATCTATTATAGGCAACTGAAAATGAGTCACCCAAGTTTAAGTTTTCCATCGGGAAAGCTAAAGGCATATCAACATAAAATCTATCGTCTTTTACTGATACAGAAtcctgaaatattttttcagccTTTGCAAATTCATCATTTGTGGATTTTTCCACTTCAGGAAGTTTTTCAGAGAGCCAAAATTGCTCCATTACATTTATCAACTTTTCACCATCAGATATATTAACTAAATTTGTTACAATGTTACATGTATTACCTTTTTCAGGAATACTTCCTCCAACAATATATCCTAACATGGTATTCTGGAATACAGGTCCATTTTCAGTTTTTATGCAACCCTgcaacaatattttaaaatagatattTGCTGCGAGTAAGATAGGAATGTCATTCCTGATGTAAAATGTGTCATCGgctaaagttatattttttggaATGTGATAGCTAGATAGATCAAGTGACCTTTGTGGCAGTTCAGAAGTAATTTCATCACTAATgtggcattttaaaattatttttacattatttttacaagaGTGAAGAGTCAGAATTACATACTCATTCACCTTACATACTTGTTTTCGGAAACCAATAATATTGTTTGGTTCAATTATGGGCTTTAAGCCAAGTCTACTTACTAAATCTGATCTTATAAAACTGCCTTGAGATGCAGTGTCAAGTAATGCCTTGCATACTACCTTTTCATTGTTTTGACTTAATAATGTGACCTTTATGGTAGGCAACAAAACACCACTATCGGACACACAATTTAAAACAGTGTTTACTGCAATTTCAAACTCACCAGCATCTGGTGATGGTGGGTGCGCGCTGACATCAACAATTGTGGGCTTGTCCACACTTACATTGCGCTCCTGGTGCAGCAATGTGTTGTGGCCCTGTttacatattttacatttaaatgtaaatttacaTTTCCCTTCATGATTGTTAAGACACACATCACACATGTGTTTCTCTTTTACATAAGATTGCCTCTGAGCAACAGGTAGCATTTTGAATATGTGACagttatatatctgatggtctTTATTTTCACAATACCTACAGGGCGGCAGCGATTTCGATACCACATTTGTTACCTTAGGTATTGATTTATGAACACCTTCATAGCAAGTGCTTTTAATATTGAAATGTTTGTTAGTACCTTCATAGCAGGTACTATGTTTATTTTGTTGACTATCTTCAAGCGCTATAGCACGCTTCTCCAAATACTCAATGAAACTAGCCATAGTAGGCATGGTGTCTAAATCTCGGTCTAATTGATAAGCCCGATTTGTAAATTGATCCAATTTGCGTGTCAAGATTGAAATTAAAAGCATGTCCCATTTATCAACGGGTTCTTCTAAATTTTTTAGAGCATGGATTTGTTGATTTATTTGGGAAACAAATGTTCGTATGGAGACCGCTGTGCCCTTTTGCATTGTAGGAATATCCAACAATATACTTATATGATTTGCTATTAATCTAGCTTTGTTATCAAATCTCCTTTTTAACAAGTGTATTGCTTCTTTATAAGATTCATTTACTAAAGGCAGATTTACTATTACTGCCAATGCATCTTCTTGCAAGTACTTTCTCAAATAGAAAAGTTTCTGCACATCACTCAATGAGTTATTGTTATCAATTACAGCAGAAAACAAGTCAAAAAAGGGTTTAAACTTGGTGAAGTCTTTGCCATCATAGAATGGTATTTCAATTGTTGGTAACTTGCAAGTAGAAGCATTGTGGCACTCTGAAGTTACTTTGGTATTCAACATTTTAAGAGAACTATTAATTTTGGCTAATATTGAATAATATTTATCTTCAATATCTCCCACCTGTTCGCTGTCTCCTTCATCGATGCCTAGTATGTCCATCTGGACCTTCTCATAATCTTTGAGTGTTGAAATTAACTTTTCCTTGCGCGCCTCAAGAATGTCGGCGCTCGCGGCAGCTAAACTTACGGGGTCTTGTACAAAATTCTCAATTCTAGTGATTGTTCCCTTACACTGAGACCTCTTTACTCgtagtttttttaaagtttccgTTTCGGTAGACATTTTTCACTGATAATTAATGCACAAACACTTGAAAAACAACGCACGAGACACTAATAAACTTTGTTTTGGTCTGGAACGTCAATGTCAATGTGACAGATGACACCAATGACAGATGACAAGTAACCGCTCCGAAGTTCCGCAAGATGGCTGCGGATCGCACAAACTTCACTTTGTATAGAAAAATGGAGAATGCCGGTGGTCGAAAAGTTCGACTTATACCGAGTTACTTGCGGTTTTTGATGATGATTTGCTCTCCCATCCGTGTGCGATTTTCGTTCTATTATAGATAGAACGAAGTTACAGGCCAGCAGCGCCAGCCCAGGCACAACCACGACGAATTTACCAGCCGTTATAGACGGCCGGCTAGCACGCAGACGTACTTGCCGCGAACTCACTTTTGCTGAAATATCGAAACACTGGTCGACTTTTTCACTTTTTCGAAGGACCACTTGCGCATGGAGAAAACAAAATGCGctttttgaatttaaattacgttttattaactttttaaacAATTAAAGTTACACTAAGTGGTCGCGTACAATGTCGTCGGGTTGGATCGCGGAAGAAGAGAGAGAGTTGCCAGATGCAAACATAAGGCAACTACAAATTATGTTGCTACAACTAAAAATACTTAAGCTAAGCTTACACtttatatgttttgtattaaacagtatgtatgtatgtaatatcttacgaaagtcgacttatattactaaatgttggtaacaaaataggatcaattaaaatttgttgacgtggctatgtacaaactttttgagagctgcgggccgatttttgagtctcacgcgttctaattcagaaaattgtcactgaaaataataggcaagtcaccgttttcaatcggtattttagtgacagtgagactcaaaaatcgcccccctgctGAGGTAAAGTTTATAAATGTGGCTTTCCGTAAAAAAGGGTATTTATGATACTACACACGTGTGTAGTATCGTATTTAAATACCCTTTTTTACGGAACGGATGTACGTAGGTACATACTATAAAATGCCGCTGTTCAGTTAGAATTCTCCTGCAATTTTTCCTGTCAACCGCTATACCCCTCTTAATGGTAAATCTCTTCAGTTATTCCGATTAATATTCCGATTAGGAATTATGTCatctcgtcactactttgaaaacatCATTATCATCTCTGTTCCTCGAAgttaaaacgtagtaagtctatatgcattccatacatacttacaacaTTATTTTCTTCATTGACACAAGAAGATaaatacgagttttttttttcaaagtagtgacggtaTGTCAATGTTTGTAACATCACCCAAACATTCACTACTTGATAAAAGTTAATGGGTTTCTCGGTCTCTGGCTCTTCTCGGTCGACCACAGCCTTTACTATACGTGTTTTACGTATTAGAATACTTTCCTCCGTAGTGTAAATGTCACAGTATTGACATTCGTtatatggagaaagtgaacagtgcctctaacgccgtgtcttgcgtgggcgacggtggcgcgaccgtcgccgtcgcgtctcatacttccatatcgataaggtttgatttcgtaagcgttgcatcgccgtcgcgcgaccatcgcgcgaccgtcgcccacgcaagctaCGGTGTAAGCGGTTACTAGAACCAAACATATATTTCCGTGACGCGTACGCTATCGCGCAATGTATttttaaacgtcaaaaactcacgATAGATTCTTAGAACGTCTGTCCTTCCGTCATTTGTTTGCAAACATTAATATTTATCTTTTGTTCACAGTGCGTCCCCTCTGGGTCCGACTGCAAGGCGGCAAGCGACCTCTAGTGGCAGGACAGAAAACTGAATTAATCTGCCAAGCTGTCGGTGCAAGGCCGAAACCCTCGATAACATGGTGGCGGGGTGGAACAAAGCTCAAGAACGTTAGAGAAACTGTAAGTtccattttaataaagtttgcGCTAGAAGCATTTTACTGGGAAATCTCTCGAAGGTAGAAAGCGCCCTCTGATGTCAGAAGACTAAACTCATCTGCCAAGCCGTCGGCGTTAGACCTAAACCCTCTAAGTATAATGTGGTAGAGGGGTGGAAGGCTGGAACAAAGCTTAAGAATGTCAGAGAAACCGTAAGTTATGTCAGAGAAACCGTAAgtgattaatttaataattcttttgctaaaagtttcTCACT
This is a stretch of genomic DNA from Leguminivora glycinivorella isolate SPB_JAAS2020 chromosome 20, LegGlyc_1.1, whole genome shotgun sequence. It encodes these proteins:
- the LOC125237004 gene encoding uncharacterized protein LOC125237004 isoform X2, whose product is MSTETETLKKLRVKRSQCKGTITRIENFVQDPVSLAAASADILEARKEKLISTLKDYEKVQMDILGIDEGDSEQGHNTLLHQERNVSVDKPTIVDVSAHPPSPDAGLHKN
- the LOC125237004 gene encoding uncharacterized protein LOC125237004 isoform X1 — translated: MSTETETLKKLRVKRSQCKGTITRIENFVQDPVSLAAASADILEARKEKLISTLKDYEKVQMDILGIDEGDSEQVGDIEDKYYSILAKINSSLKMLNTKVTSECHNASTCKLPTIEIPFYDGKDFTKFKPFFDLFSAVIDNNNSLSDVQKLFYLRKYLQEDALAVIVNLPLVNESYKEAIHLLKRRFDNKARLIANHISILLDIPTMQKGTAVSIRTFVSQINQQIHALKNLEEPVDKWDMLLISILTRKLDQFTNRAYQLDRDLDTMPTMASFIEYLEKRAIALEDSQQNKHSTCYEGTNKHFNIKSTCYEGVHKSIPKVTNVVSKSLPPCRYCENKDHQIYNCHIFKMLPVAQRQSYVKEKHMCDVCLNNHEGKCKFTFKCKICKQGHNTLLHQERNVSVDKPTIVDVSAHPPSPDAGLHKN